One marine bacterium B5-7 genomic region harbors:
- a CDS encoding enoyl-[acyl-carrier-protein] reductase [NADH], which yields MGFLTGKRALITGVASTRSIAYGIAQAMHREGAEVALTYQNEKLKPRAEKMAAELGSTLTFPCDVSNDAAIESMYAELSKSWDKIDIIIHSIAFAPADQLDGDYLDCVTREGFLTAHEISSYSFAALAKYGRPFLREGGALLTLTYLGSQYAIPNYNVMGLAKASLEANVRFLAASLGPQKVRVNAVSAGPIRTLAASGIAGFRKMLDANERVVPMRENVTTEQVGNVSAFLCSDLAAGVTGEVLHVDGGYHAIKMTEVMEHAEAEA from the coding sequence ATGGGTTTCTTAACAGGTAAACGCGCTTTAATTACTGGTGTCGCCAGCACACGTTCTATCGCTTACGGCATCGCACAAGCCATGCATCGTGAAGGCGCAGAAGTTGCCCTCACCTATCAAAATGAAAAACTAAAACCACGCGCAGAAAAAATGGCGGCGGAATTGGGTAGCACACTCACCTTTCCTTGCGACGTAAGCAACGATGCGGCGATTGAATCCATGTACGCTGAACTCAGCAAGTCTTGGGACAAAATAGATATCATCATCCACTCCATTGCATTTGCACCCGCAGATCAATTGGATGGCGACTATCTAGATTGCGTCACCCGCGAAGGTTTTCTTACCGCGCATGAAATTAGTAGCTATAGTTTTGCAGCGCTGGCTAAATATGGTCGCCCATTCTTGCGTGAAGGCGGTGCTTTGTTAACGTTAACCTACCTAGGTTCGCAATACGCTATCCCTAATTACAATGTCATGGGCTTAGCAAAAGCCAGCCTAGAAGCTAACGTACGTTTCTTGGCAGCGAGCCTTGGTCCACAAAAAGTCCGCGTTAACGCGGTCTCTGCGGGTCCTATTCGTACGCTGGCTGCATCCGGGATTGCCGGTTTCCGTAAAATGTTGGATGCCAACGAACGCGTTGTGCCCATGCGTGAGAACGTGACAACGGAACAAGTCGGTAATGTGTCTGCGTTCTTATGTTCTGATTTAGCAGCAGGTGTGACCGGTGAAGTACTTCACGTGGATGGTGGTTACCATGCCATTAAAATGACAGAAGTTATGGAGCATGCAGAGGCGGAAGCTTAA